The DNA sequence aattaataaacaaaaaaaggaaaacagctATCTCGTctcttatatataattaatgtcccaaaaaaatgaaaagaatttaTACTTTACACTACTTGCAAATTGAAATGCATTAATTTCCAAGGTAGCAATATATATAGAACATATCTAATCCACTAATCATTAAGAATAACttgcatgttatatatatatatatatatatatatatctacatatatgcatatacacaTACCCCATTAAAGACATACATATGTATTATATTAACAACCTTCTCACACCCTATaatggcaatatatatatatatatatatatatatatatatatatatatatatatatatatatatatatatatgtatatattaacatGGAAGTTTTAAAAGGGTTGCATAACAATGCataattaaaaactataaatttatatacaGTGAAATAACAaactataataaaatatcatttataaaaaattgtgtttaaataattaaacatcaaatgaacaaaatatctagaaaataataaattaatatttatttgatacatATAACAGTATTGTACAATAAATTTTTGGCATTTACCAACCATTGATAAAGACTTATAATCACTAATAAAACTgttatttatatgatattaattaaaggcatttaattattttttacattttagtattaaaaatttaatatagaaatacAAATGCTTTAATATTAGCCGATTAAATAGCTACAAACTAGTGCTCCATCATCATGGGTgacaaaatagtattttttaatatatatatatatatatatatatatattttttttttcctaaaatcaatttagtcaaaaagtaAAACTTTCCAAGTATGATTAACTTTATAAATACTAAGTgacaattttccaaattttaaggTTTTAAATATGATGATCCCCCAATTTAGAGAAAACTTcgaattttattgatataagaaaTTTCTATTGCTTGCTTCCCCACAATATTGCCCACAATATTTCAATACAACCATAAATTAGGTGAGAATCAGATATTTTATcccatttttcttatttctttgtcCATCAACCATATATGATATCACCTAATTTCAAAACTCAATAAAGAAATGAaacaaatcaaatgaaaaataataactacTTCTAAAGATAATATAAGATCTTATCATTCAtcagataaaaatgaaaatggaaaaaaagatgGAAGATTCCCTTCTAATTAGGTGTGATATAGGTACATACTGCCGACGTATCTTTGTTTCTCGTGACTTTTTTCTATTGACAATTGGCCCtcgtgtatttttattttattcaatatataGAAACTGTCCTCTCAAAACCTTAAAGTTTTCAACTAATATTCAAATCTACACTCTTCCATTTTTCACATTTGATTGTTTTTCACACTTTTCTGTAcgtataatataaaatacattttgcACACAATTTCTCCCCCACCAGACACCTTAATATCAGAAACTCTCCAAAAATGTCTAGTGCCATCTTTCATCCTGTGGTCTGGATGACCTTGCTTTTTCCAGTTTTGAATTCcataaaggaaaacaaaaaacccaaaaaaaaaaaaaaaaatcaagagaaGAGATATTAcaataacatattatatatattatttcaaattatatatgtttcttttcttttcttcataattttattttaatcaaagaacaaaaaaaatatctatattttttgtttacctTTTTCCGTTACTATagatttaattttcaaactcCAAATATAATGTGATTGCATTtgagttttgttattatttgtcattGCTATTACGAAAAATAACTTacctaacaaattttaatttgaatatttaattatatattttttattctaaaattttaaaaataaatcttttaatgacaactaattaattttttttaattttagagtAATAATAAGATTGAAAGTAATGATACTCCTTATAAAATTAAAGGTTGAAAGTAGAGAAATGtatttcttatttctttaaCCTCTTTTGGaactttttgaaaatatttcaaaaaaaaaatctcttatataaaattatatatcataaaaaatgaaatgaatttatatttattatatatcccaaaaaatgaaaagaatttaTAGTTTATACTAATTGCAAATTGAACTGCATTCAATTACCAAAGCGTATAGAATATATCTaatccattaattaattaagcataACTTGCATGTtaacaaagaaataattttattacaaaGTATGTAAATGATCAAACCAAATTGTACATCAAATTAATGAATGAATTtcaatatttccaaaaaaaaaaaaaaagtaataataataacaacaaatgataaaataaaatcaactagCCATCTACGAAACAAAAGCATCAACTTTGGGTGCCATTTTCCCGAACAACAACTTCAAATCATTCTCTAAAGGTGTGAGGTTCAAATCCATCCACAAAACCTTCACACTGTTCGACCTCTTCAGCACCACCGGAGCTTTAGAAACAACAGGAACGACGGAAGAAAACTCCGCCATGTCCATGGCGACGGTTCTGTGCCGCCTCATATGTCCACCCAAAGCTTGTCCCATTGCAAACTCTAATCCACATATGGAGCATTCATGCATTTTCGGTTTGTCCACCGAGATTCGGTTTCCAAACTTGGTCTCATTTTTGGGTTCTTCACCAACCAACCTCGGCTTCTTGTGGCTAGCTCGGTGGCCTCCGAGCGCTTGGAACGACGGGAATCGCCGGTTACAAGTTTTGCACTCGAAGATCTCGGCGGGGCCTGCTGTAAATTGCTTTGTAGGCTTGGTTTGAAGGCCATGAGAGAGCATTATTAGACATTGAGCCAAGTCTAAGCTCTGCTGCTGTATACCACCTTCTTCTTCTCTGGTTCTCTTCATGATGAACGCGCAAAAATGgagatttcctttttttttccctggaaATTGGCAACGTAAATAGAATGCAATCTGTTTGTGTTCACAGAAAAAATGAAGCTTGGAACATGGTATTTATAAGGGTTTGAAGTTGTGTACTTTGactgatttttttctttgacttgAATTTTTGACGACATTCTATCTTTTAGAATACATCAAAAAGGGTGTGTATGAGAAAGAGACGTAGGTATTGCTCCTATCAAACATTTAGTATTTATTGCGTCACGGCTTACATGATTATTAGTATATTACTAAGTTCAAACtgaatctaaatttaataactaattcataaatttaataaaaaatcacactaatataatatctatatattatatataccaaaGTACTAGCAAGGCTGcttctaaataaataataattttcttatccaatattaaattcttttaaaaaatttattatatacaatataattatCACTAcgtgcaaagaaaaaaaaattgtttatcacaataattttcaaatcatacCGTTATTAGTAAGTAATGGTAATTTACTTAAAACCATTAATTGACGAAAAAGTCGAACACACCGCGTGGGGGCGATTTCGGTAATTGAACGGTTTGACTTTTCCTTTGACAACACAAAATGACTATAATATCCTTAGTACTTACACGTGAAGAATGGTAAAAGGCCTTGTCCTTTTCGTAATAAATAGGATGATATAATATCATACCCTTTTACACACGGTAGTCTTTGGTAAAACAGTGGTTAGAAATCGAGTTTGCGACCAAAAGACAAAGAGTCGTTAGTGGTGAGCTATATCTAATTGTCTAAGGAAGCCAAAAAGCAGCATCTTGGATGTTTCGCTTGGTTTCTTGAAGGATATTCCAGAAATTGTTTTGTCATTGATGATGTTTGGTATGGTTTTTGtgctttggaaaaaaaaaaaaatttattttttatttactttgatTAAAAGCTATTCTAGAATTCTTAAAGACcgttaaatattttctcaaacaaCTATTGGatcttaaaaatttaattcaaaaaatatttcaatttttcaaaaactataccaaataggacccaaaaaaaataaaataaaaagtacttTCATTTCGTTTTGTCATGCCGTGGGCCAGAATATTATTCCgtttactttttactttttaagttttgttttgtttgtattaaattgttGTTAAGATAGTAGTGAGACATTTTTCCAAggcatatttatttatgaagCAGAGCAAGTAGTGGAGAATAGTATAAAAGGCCTAGACACATGCTATGTTTTCAcacttttattatattatttgaaatttgcTGCACACTAGAATTGAAAAAGCCATCAATATGACTGCCAATGCTCTTGGGCCAAATGCAGATGTACAATTGATGACCTATCCAACAAACTTCAGCCCCAGATATGGAAAAATTCCTAGTCAAAGCTCTGGTTTTTCATTAGTTTAGACTCGGTtctatacacatacatacatacatatatatatatatatatatatatatatgtatatatatatatatatatatagatgtagataaagacacacacacacaccccatCTAACTCCAAACCTAAACTTTAGCAACTTCGAGGTGATTTTGCTTAGGATTAAAGAAAGCTTGTACCAAGTTTCCCAACTACCTATATTCCTCTCTACCTACCAAGAAAAGGAACTATCCCAGAACATTACTGGGTGAATCTTTAATAAATGACTAAAATTTTAGCAGAATAAATGTATTAGTGCTGGACTCATCAGTTGACGGCATGATTcattacttttttaatataaattggaaaaaatgcttcttttttttttttttggtaatgtaaaaaaataaaaaatgctattTGACCACATTTCGATTTGCATATTGATATGACAATTTAATTGTCTGGCCATGATCGTCTCTAGCATTATTTCATTCTAAACAGTAttttgggaaaagaaaaagcaggCAAAACCTACTAAACAAGGTGACGTATATGCACGTAGGAAAATGGATAACTTCGCTGGAGAGCCAGGAAAGACACGTCAGtgaacaataaaatttataaattaaaatctttTGTTGACATGGAAAAATAGATATGGAGAGGAAAATGCATTGGTTTGTGGTACCATTTTAATGAGAATGATGTGGTGCGTGCCAACCTTTTCATTGAAGAATATTTCTCTTCTCTTGGTAGTTTGGTAAGGACCTTAGATCCCTGTCATGCCTTTCGGTCATTGACTCCTTATCCAtgctattattttaataataaccatttttttaaaatcaatttaatttaatggcCATAATATGTGCACATAACTTGTACATGATccgattttctttttcttttttttttctttttttttcctttctttcatctAAGTACAGAAATTTATAGAAGAtaaaattccattaaaaaaaaaagaaaaaagaaaagaaatagagaaGCCAAGAAACCTGGAAGATTTGAAGC is a window from the Ziziphus jujuba cultivar Dongzao chromosome 11, ASM3175591v1 genome containing:
- the LOC107432814 gene encoding zinc finger protein ZAT11, giving the protein MKRTREEEGGIQQQSLDLAQCLIMLSHGLQTKPTKQFTAGPAEIFECKTCNRRFPSFQALGGHRASHKKPRLVGEEPKNETKFGNRISVDKPKMHECSICGLEFAMGQALGGHMRRHRTVAMDMAEFSSVVPVVSKAPVVLKRSNSVKVLWMDLNLTPLENDLKLLFGKMAPKVDAFVS